The genomic interval CACTTACATCATTTTGATGCACTTCTTGTATTTCCTTTTCTATTTCTTTTAATTCTGTTTGTCGTTTAGCTTTACGTTCTTTATACGTAAGTAAATCAATTTCACCTTCTTCAAATAGAATATTAATATTTTCTAGTGCTTTCTGTACCTTCTCTATTTGTTTTGTAAGGTGTTTAATTTTATATTCAGTGTTATCTTCTTCAGAACCTTCTTCTATTCCCTGAATAGCTTCTAAAATCGTTTCCTTGTGTGTTTGTACTTTTTCTTTGATTAATTTCAGAATAGGATTATAATAAAACGTTCTATTCCCACATTTACACACCTTTATATATATCTTTCCAAGTCGTTTATGATTATTACATCCTTGAAGTTTACCACATTGACCACAATAGATAAGATTACTTGTTGGGTAAATTCTGTTCTTACTACGTGGTGCTTTAAAACTGTATTCATTAACAATTTTATTAGCTTTTTCCCATACATTTTCATCAACTATTGCTTCATGACAATTATTAATTACAATCCATTCTTCTTTTGGTTTAATTCCTTCATTCTTTCCAATACCTCTATTACTGATTAATGTACCTTTATAACATTCATTATTAATTAATCTAACAATCGCATTATAATGAAATGGTTTTCCTTCCTTTGTTTTAACCCCCATTGTTTTCAGTTGTTCAACTATTGCTGGAATAGTAGTTCCACCAACGACTTCATTAAAGATAAATCTTACATCTTCGGCATGTTTATTTGGTACAAGTTTTTTAGTTTTAACATCCTTATCATATGCAAGTGGTGGTTTTCCGTTTGTCCAGTGTCCTTGTTTTTGTGCAAACATTTTCCCCCGTTGCATACGTTTCAAAATCATTTTATATTCTTGTGAAGCAATTAAACCAGTTATACCTAGTAATAAACTATCATCATCACTTCTTAAATCATACAGTCTATATGGTGTTACAATAAAAGTTCCAGTATTAAATAACAATCGTTTAATGTCACTTTGGTCAAATTCATTACGACTTAATCTGTCTATGTCCATAACAACAACTGCATCAAAGTGATATTGTTCAATACGTTTTATTAGCTTCACCATTTCTTCACGTTTTTCTATTGTGCTGGATGAAGCAACTTCTTCAAATACTTCATATGACCATTTATTTTTCTTTACTAAATCAATTAGTGTTTCCCTATGGTTTTTTAATACTTCATCTATTCCTTTACCTTCTTCATCCCTTGAAAGTCGTAAATAAACACATACATGTTTAATGTTTTCATTGTTGTAAATCATGTTATCACCATACCCTAAAAAGCTTTTTTATAAGGATATAATAACATTGTCCCTACGTACCAGTCCAGTTGGACCTGTAAATATCATAAGACCGTGTGAATGATTTAAGATAGAAAGCAATTTATTTGTTGTTGCTGGGAAAAGGGATAGCTGTGTGATCGGCGGGATTTTCTCTTGAGGCAGAATTCTTATGACGAGGCTTTCTTCATGAATTGTTGGTAATGTTGATAATCTTAAATGGACATGTATGTTTGAGGTTGATATTGATAAGGCACCATTTTGCGGCCGTCTCCTTTCCCCAATATCCATTGAAGCAAGAAATTTCAAGTGGGAAATAATTCGTTCACAGGTTTCCTTTTTCATTGATCGTTTTTCAATTAAATCATCGTCTACACGAAATTGTATAAGTGTATCATGTTCTTTTGGCACAATGTGAATATCAGATGCGCGTATCGCACAGGCTTCTTCAATGAGCCTCTCACTTAGCTGTTCAATGGTATGCATGTTTGGAATCTCCTTTCTCTTCTTAATATAGTGCTAGTATACAAAATGTTAAAATAAAAGGCATATCCTGAAAAAATGGTTTTACGTGCTGAAAGCTTTAATATCATCAGGGAAAAGATGGAAAAATAACTGGTCTAGTGTGTATTTTCATATTAAAAATTACATTCCAACATAATTTGTCATTTTTCCAAAGAAAAATCGTGCAGATTTCCGAATTTTTCCCTTTTATTTGTAACCGCTTAATTGTAAACGCTATTTACAATTAAGTCAGTGGTACATTATAATAATTAAAGTGATAGACTTGTATGTCAGAGTATGATTTGTCAAAAGCTATTAGTATGGAGAGATGGTTTTGAATATAAAAATCACATCCACTCACATCTAACCTGTGTTTTTAGGACATTAGCTTAGGCAAAGCCAACAAAGGAGGGGATACATATGGATCGTATGTTCCGAGTACTAGGTTTTTGGACAGGAATCTTCGCTGTCATGTTCTATTTAGGTGACATGAAGACAACTTCCTTACTATTTTTCGGGCAAACAGTATTTTTCGTCTTTTTATCTTACTTAAAATTATCCGAACGCATGTACATCTATATTTTCGGTGCTTACTTAACCATTTTCTTTGTCGGATTTACGTATTGGACAACATTTATGATGATACCTGGTCAGGCTACTGGACACTAAGTCAGCCCTCACAAGCATAAGACACTTCTACCTAGAAGGTATTCGTCTTAACCTATTCATGAGTGCTTTATGTCCACGGGTAACTTGACGCTGGAGCTAGACATCAAAGCTAAGTATGAAAATCTCTACTTAAAGAAAAAACAGGCAATTCCTTTTTGGAATGCCTGTTTTTTTCTTAAAATCCATTTAAAAATGGATTTCTCTCCATTTCTGCTTCAATGCTTGTTTCTGGACCATGACCTGATAAGACAAGTGTATCTTCAGGAAGTACCAAAAGCTTCTCATGGATACTCTTAATTAAAAGTTCATGATTTCCACCGGGTAAATCCGTTCTACCAATACTTCCTGCAAATAGGGCATCACCTGAAAAGACGAGTCCGGCTTCTTCAGAGTAAAAAGATACACTTCCAGGTGAATGACCAGGTGTTTCATATACCATCAGTGAAAAGTTACCAATTGTTAGTATCCCTTCACTTTTAATCAATTCATCAGCTTCAGACACCTTTACTGCACCAGCCATAAAAAATTGTGAACCATTTAATGATGGATTAGGAAGCCAGTCCTTCTCATTTTTATGTACATATACAGGAATGTTCCATTCTGTACGTATATCATCAACTGCACCAATGTGATCAAA from Metabacillus sediminilitoris carries:
- a CDS encoding recombinase family protein, whose translation is MIYNNENIKHVCVYLRLSRDEEGKGIDEVLKNHRETLIDLVKKNKWSYEVFEEVASSSTIEKREEMVKLIKRIEQYHFDAVVVMDIDRLSRNEFDQSDIKRLLFNTGTFIVTPYRLYDLRSDDDSLLLGITGLIASQEYKMILKRMQRGKMFAQKQGHWTNGKPPLAYDKDVKTKKLVPNKHAEDVRFIFNEVVGGTTIPAIVEQLKTMGVKTKEGKPFHYNAIVRLINNECYKGTLISNRGIGKNEGIKPKEEWIVINNCHEAIVDENVWEKANKIVNEYSFKAPRSKNRIYPTSNLIYCGQCGKLQGCNNHKRLGKIYIKVCKCGNRTFYYNPILKLIKEKVQTHKETILEAIQGIEEGSEEDNTEYKIKHLTKQIEKVQKALENINILFEEGEIDLLTYKERKAKRQTELKEIEKEIQEVHQNDVSVKKVGLQEQLKIIERLYDKWEILEGDGLTDEEINRMLHLLIEKIYWTYEKGSTEPTIKITYK
- a CDS encoding DUF2626 domain-containing protein — its product is MDRMFRVLGFWTGIFAVMFYLGDMKTTSLLFFGQTVFFVFLSYLKLSERMYIYIFGAYLTIFFVGFTYWTTFMMIPGQATGH
- a CDS encoding MBL fold metallo-hydrolase; this encodes MKWRQLPLGPLQTNCYIFSNNEKECLVIDPGGDAKKLTNILQQQHLKPIAILLTHAHFDHIGAVDDIRTEWNIPVYVHKNEKDWLPNPSLNGSQFFMAGAVKVSEADELIKSEGILTIGNFSLMVYETPGHSPGSVSFYSEEAGLVFSGDALFAGSIGRTDLPGGNHELLIKSIHEKLLVLPEDTLVLSGHGPETSIEAEMERNPFLNGF